A stretch of Anaerobiospirillum thomasii DNA encodes these proteins:
- a CDS encoding methyl-accepting chemotaxis protein, translating into MLKYLSNLKVASKLYLVFITIIVLSTAVAGFASKQLLNSISVSADVHSNLTSRYSIAASARDAFHELHNMIEKENLRQNIEHELVAGKLKELENLIYNFPEKQYASELKQITSNLKEYSDVYTSIFTRALQSQNPNLSNSVFYVTMSPLYIDAIVNLDKIISYHVDASREATDTLSSYEPIYYVLGLTLCMIIFSMVMATIISKSITTSLSHAMSNVDTIANSDLTHDIVADSADEFGMVTRRLNDMRIQLSERILHVKDKISALSSASADIQNTSDIMIQKAQQGESLTITVAAATDEMASTTADIAKNCQSATEAANHARNITEQGMHTLQETISNIYAQVEQTKVDAKHIDELVAQTQNITTIVETIYGISQQTNLLALNAAIEAARAGEAGRGFAVVADEVRALAQRTSNSTQEISNMVSRVQNDAKTASDSMNQSVHNMDNVAQIAKTLEEILGGIINNADDVNMKITQIATAAEQQSSSTAEISGNMQQVTQITQQVYKASQENSVAVNNAGLALKEVLDKLSEFKVKGRF; encoded by the coding sequence ATGTTAAAATACCTATCAAATCTCAAAGTTGCAAGTAAACTCTACCTTGTTTTTATAACTATTATTGTCTTGTCAACAGCTGTAGCAGGCTTTGCCTCCAAACAGCTTTTAAATTCCATTTCAGTATCTGCTGACGTTCACAGCAATCTTACCAGCCGCTACAGTATTGCAGCTAGTGCACGTGATGCCTTCCATGAGCTGCACAATATGATTGAAAAGGAAAATTTACGTCAGAATATAGAGCATGAGCTCGTGGCAGGTAAATTAAAAGAGCTTGAAAATCTAATCTATAACTTTCCAGAAAAGCAGTATGCCTCAGAGTTAAAACAGATAACTTCCAACTTAAAAGAATACAGCGATGTCTATACCTCAATCTTTACCAGGGCCTTGCAGTCACAAAATCCAAATCTTAGCAACAGCGTCTTTTATGTGACCATGAGTCCTTTGTATATTGATGCCATTGTCAATCTTGATAAGATAATCTCCTATCATGTAGATGCCTCACGCGAGGCTACAGATACACTCTCAAGCTATGAGCCTATTTATTATGTGTTAGGTCTTACCCTGTGCATGATTATCTTCTCAATGGTTATGGCCACCATTATCTCAAAGAGCATTACCACTTCACTGTCCCATGCCATGAGCAATGTTGACACTATAGCCAACTCCGATCTGACACACGATATTGTAGCTGACAGCGCAGATGAGTTTGGCATGGTGACAAGAAGACTTAATGATATGCGTATACAGCTCTCAGAGCGCATACTGCATGTCAAAGATAAGATTTCAGCTCTCTCCAGCGCCTCTGCAGATATTCAAAATACATCAGATATTATGATTCAAAAGGCACAGCAAGGTGAAAGCCTGACTATAACAGTAGCTGCCGCCACCGATGAGATGGCCTCAACTACAGCTGATATTGCCAAAAACTGTCAGAGTGCCACCGAAGCTGCCAACCATGCCCGCAATATTACCGAGCAGGGTATGCATACTCTGCAGGAGACCATCAGCAATATCTATGCTCAGGTTGAGCAGACCAAGGTAGATGCCAAGCACATTGATGAGCTTGTGGCACAGACTCAGAATATTACCACCATTGTTGAGACCATTTATGGTATTTCACAGCAGACCAATCTTCTGGCCCTCAATGCCGCCATTGAGGCAGCCCGTGCCGGCGAGGCAGGTCGTGGCTTTGCTGTGGTGGCCGATGAAGTACGTGCTTTAGCTCAGAGAACCTCAAATTCTACACAGGAGATCTCAAACATGGTCTCACGTGTGCAGAATGATGCCAAGACTGCCTCTGACTCTATGAATCAGTCTGTACATAATATGGACAATGTGGCACAGATTGCCAAGACTCTTGAGGAGATATTAGGCGGTATTATCAACAATGCCGATGATGTAAATATGAAGATCACACAGATTGCCACAGCAGCCGAGCAGCAGAGCTCATCTACAGCTGAAATCTCTGGCAATATGCAGCAGGTGACACAGATTACACAGCAGGTGTACAAAGCCTCGCAGGAAAACTCTGTGGCTGTAAACAATGCAGGCCTTGCACTTAAGGAGGTTTTAGACAAACTTTCCGAGTTTAAGGTCAAAGGTCGATTTTAA